Proteins from one Prinia subflava isolate CZ2003 ecotype Zambia chromosome 4, Cam_Psub_1.2, whole genome shotgun sequence genomic window:
- the AMDHD1 gene encoding probable imidazolonepropionase isoform X1 has protein sequence MAGPQRHRLLLENAEQLVLVCGRREPYLRPRDGAAGLGVLRAASLVVGLDGCIKAVGQADVIRSQFSEATFERIIDCSGKCVLPGLVDAHTHPVWAGDRVHEFAMKLAGASYMEIHQAGGGIHFTVAHTRDATEEELLASFQRRLQRMLRAGSTLVECKSGYGLDLETELKMLRVIERAKKSMDIGISSTYCGAHAVPQGKTATEATDDIVNNHIPKLKELKLRGEIHVDNIDVFCEKGVFDLESTRRILQAGKDIGLQINFHGDELHPMKSAELGAELGARAISHLEEVTDEGIVAMARAKCAAVLLPTTAYMLRLKQPQARKMLEEGVIVALGSDFNPNAYCFSMPMVMHLACVNMKMSMNEALAAATINAAYALGKSDTHGSLEVGKQGDLLIINSSRWEHLIYQFGGHEALINYVIVKGKVIYENERCETMSSY, from the exons ATGGCGGGCCCGCAGCGGCAccggctgctgctggagaacgccgagcagctggtgctggtgtGCGGGCGAAGAGAGCCCTACCTGCGGCCCAGGGACGGCGCGGCCGGCCTGGGCGTGCTGCGGGCCGCCAGCCTGGTGGTGGGGCT GGATGGTTGTATCAAAGCTGTGGGCCAGGCAGATGTTATCCGCAGTCAGTTTTCGGAAGCAACATTTGAAAGGATAATTGACTGCTCTGGGAAGTGTGTGTTACCAG gcCTGGTAGATGCACATACACATCCAGTGTGGGCTGGTGATAGGGTTCATGAGTTTGCAATGAAG CTGGCAGGTGCGTCCTATATGGAGATCCACCAGGCGGGGGGAGGCATCCATTTCACGGTGGCGCACACGCGGGACGCCAcggaggaggagctgctggcctCCTTCCAGCGGCGCCTCCAGCGCATGCTCCGAGCGGGATCCACGCTGGTGGAGTGCAAGAGTGGCTACGGCTTGGACCTGGAGACCGAGCTCAAAATGCTCCGGGTGATCGAACGTGCCAAGAAATCCATGGACATTGGCATTTCCTCCACCTACTGCGGAGCTCACGCCGTGCCCCA aGGGAAAACTGCTACTGAAGCCACAGACGACATTGTCAATAACCACATTCCTAAACTGAAAGAACTCAAACTACGTGGTGAAATACATGTCGACAATATAGATGTGTTCTGTGAGAAGGGAGTCTTTGATCTGGAGTCTACAAGGAGAATACTTCAAGCTGGAAAAGATATAGGGTTACAGATTAACTTCCATGGTGATGAGCTCCATCCGATGAAATCTGCTGAG CTTGGAGCTGAACTAGGAGCCCGGGCCATCAGCCACTTGGAAGAAGTTACTGATGAAGGTATTGTGGCGATGGCAAGAGCTAAGTGTGCTGCTGTCCTTCTGCCAACAACAGCCTACATGCTAAG ACTGAAGCAACCTCAAGCTAGAAAAATGTTGGAAGAAGGTGTTATAGTTGCTCTTGGCAGTGACTTTAATCCTAATGCATACTGTTTTTCAATG CCTATGGTGATGCATCTGGCCTGTGTAAACATGAAGATGTCAATGAATGAAGCACTGGCAGCTGCCACCATTAATGCAGCTTATGCTCTGGGCAAATCAGACACACATGGCTCCTTGGAGGTTGGCAAGCAGGGGGATCTTCTTATCATAAATTCATCAAG GTGGGAGCACTTGATTTACCAGTTTGGTGGACATGAAGCATTGATCAACTACGTTATAGTTAAAGGAAAAGTCATCTATGAAAATGAGAGGTGTGAGACAATGAGCAGTTACTGA
- the AMDHD1 gene encoding probable imidazolonepropionase isoform X2, whose protein sequence is MHGCGPVIPERIQHSIPRLQRAAAQRGQPGPGRATAVSGAGDGCIKAVGQADVIRSQFSEATFERIIDCSGKCVLPGLVDAHTHPVWAGDRVHEFAMKLAGASYMEIHQAGGGIHFTVAHTRDATEEELLASFQRRLQRMLRAGSTLVECKSGYGLDLETELKMLRVIERAKKSMDIGISSTYCGAHAVPQGKTATEATDDIVNNHIPKLKELKLRGEIHVDNIDVFCEKGVFDLESTRRILQAGKDIGLQINFHGDELHPMKSAELGAELGARAISHLEEVTDEGIVAMARAKCAAVLLPTTAYMLRLKQPQARKMLEEGVIVALGSDFNPNAYCFSMPMVMHLACVNMKMSMNEALAAATINAAYALGKSDTHGSLEVGKQGDLLIINSSRWEHLIYQFGGHEALINYVIVKGKVIYENERCETMSSY, encoded by the exons ATGCACGGATGTGGTCCCGTTATCCCGGAGCGAATCCAGCACAGCATCCCGCGCCTGCAGCGGGCTGCGGCACAGCGAGGGcagcccgggccgggcagggccacGGCCGTCTCCGGAGCTGG GGATGGTTGTATCAAAGCTGTGGGCCAGGCAGATGTTATCCGCAGTCAGTTTTCGGAAGCAACATTTGAAAGGATAATTGACTGCTCTGGGAAGTGTGTGTTACCAG gcCTGGTAGATGCACATACACATCCAGTGTGGGCTGGTGATAGGGTTCATGAGTTTGCAATGAAG CTGGCAGGTGCGTCCTATATGGAGATCCACCAGGCGGGGGGAGGCATCCATTTCACGGTGGCGCACACGCGGGACGCCAcggaggaggagctgctggcctCCTTCCAGCGGCGCCTCCAGCGCATGCTCCGAGCGGGATCCACGCTGGTGGAGTGCAAGAGTGGCTACGGCTTGGACCTGGAGACCGAGCTCAAAATGCTCCGGGTGATCGAACGTGCCAAGAAATCCATGGACATTGGCATTTCCTCCACCTACTGCGGAGCTCACGCCGTGCCCCA aGGGAAAACTGCTACTGAAGCCACAGACGACATTGTCAATAACCACATTCCTAAACTGAAAGAACTCAAACTACGTGGTGAAATACATGTCGACAATATAGATGTGTTCTGTGAGAAGGGAGTCTTTGATCTGGAGTCTACAAGGAGAATACTTCAAGCTGGAAAAGATATAGGGTTACAGATTAACTTCCATGGTGATGAGCTCCATCCGATGAAATCTGCTGAG CTTGGAGCTGAACTAGGAGCCCGGGCCATCAGCCACTTGGAAGAAGTTACTGATGAAGGTATTGTGGCGATGGCAAGAGCTAAGTGTGCTGCTGTCCTTCTGCCAACAACAGCCTACATGCTAAG ACTGAAGCAACCTCAAGCTAGAAAAATGTTGGAAGAAGGTGTTATAGTTGCTCTTGGCAGTGACTTTAATCCTAATGCATACTGTTTTTCAATG CCTATGGTGATGCATCTGGCCTGTGTAAACATGAAGATGTCAATGAATGAAGCACTGGCAGCTGCCACCATTAATGCAGCTTATGCTCTGGGCAAATCAGACACACATGGCTCCTTGGAGGTTGGCAAGCAGGGGGATCTTCTTATCATAAATTCATCAAG GTGGGAGCACTTGATTTACCAGTTTGGTGGACATGAAGCATTGATCAACTACGTTATAGTTAAAGGAAAAGTCATCTATGAAAATGAGAGGTGTGAGACAATGAGCAGTTACTGA
- the HAL gene encoding histidine ammonia-lyase, with amino-acid sequence MPRYTVHVRGEWLAVPCLSSTNTVEWLGREAVRRYMKNKPDNGGFASVEEVKFYIRRCKGLGLLDLDDTVGDALEDNEFVEVVIEGDIMSPDFIPSQPEGVHLYSKYREPDQYISLDGNSLTTEDLVNLGKGLYKIKLTPEAEVKVKQSREVIERIVKEQTVVYGITTGFGKFARTVIPNSNLRELQVNLVRSHSAGVGKPLTPERTRMLLALRINVLAKGYSGISLETLEQVIEVFNASCLPYIPEKGTVGASGDLAPLSHLALGLIGEGKMWSPKSGWADAKYVLEAHGLKPITLKPKEGLALINGTQMITSLGCEAVERAGAIARQADIIAALTLEVLKGTTRAFDTDIHAVRPHRGQAEVAFRFRSLLDSDHHPSEIAESHRFCDRVQDAYTMRCCPQVHGIVNDTIAFVKDIITTEINSATDNPMVFAEREETISGGNFHGEYPAKALDYLAIGVHELAAISERRIERLCNPSLSELPAFLVTEGGLNSGFMIAHCTAAALVSENKALCHPSSVDSLSTSAATEDHVSMGGWAARKALRVIEHVEQVLAIELLAACQGIEFLRPLRTTTPLEKVYDLVRSVVRPWIKDRFMAPDIEAAHRLLVEQKVWEVAKPYIEKYRREHIPESRPISPTAFSLGSLRISADDTHDHKHQNEL; translated from the exons ATGCCGAGGTACACGGTGCACGTCCGAGGAGAGTGGCTGGCAGTGCCGTGCCTAAGCTCCACGAACACCGTTGagtggctgggaagggaagCTGTGAGACGGTACATGAAAAACAAACCTGACAACGGGGGATTTGCCTCAGTGGAAGAAGTAAAGTTTTACATTCGAAGGTGCAAGGGACTTGGCTTGCTGGATCTTGATGATACTGTGGGGGATGCTCTAGAGGACAATGAATTTGTTGAAGTTG TTATAGAAGGAGATATAATGTCTCCAGATTTCATACCATCTCAGCCAGAAGGAGTTCATTT ATACAGCAAATACCGAGAACCAGATCAG TATATTTCTTTAGATGGCAACAGCTTAACAACGGAGGACTTGGTCAACTTAGGAAAGGGACTCTACAAGATAAAG CTCACACCCGAAGCTGAAGTTAAAGTCAAACAATCACGAGAAGTGATTGAAAGGATCGTAAAGGAACAGACGG TTGTTTATGGAATCACCACGGGTTTTGGGAAGTTTGCCAGGACTGTCATCCCAAACAGTAATCTGAG ggaGCTTCAAGTGAACTTGGTTCGTTCACATTCTGCAG GTGTGGGGAAACCTTTGACCCCAGAGAGAACTCGCATGCTGTTGGCACTGAGAATCAATGTCCTAGCCAAAGGATACAGTGGAATATCCCTGGAAACCCTCGAGCAAGTTATTGAAGTGTTTAATG cATCCTGCCTTCCTTATATCCCAGAGAAAGGGACAGTTGGAGCCAGCGGAGACTTGGCCCCTCTCTCTCATCTTGCTCTGGGATTAATTGGAGAGGGAAAGATGTGGTCCCCGAAGAGTGGCTGGGCTGATGCTAAATAT GTCCTGGAAGCCCATGGACTGAAACCAATTACCTTGAAACCAAAAGAG GGTCTGGCCCTCATCAACGGGACACAGATGATCACCTCGCTGGGATGTGAGGCGGTTGAAAGAGCTGGGGCTATAGCGAGGCAAGCTGACATCATCGCTGCCCTCACACTCGAGGTCCTGAAGGGTACAACGAGGGCCTTTGACACTG ATATCCATGCAGTGCGCCCGCATCGAGGGCAGGCTGAAGTGGCCTTTCGATTCAGGTCCCTTCTAGATTCTGACCATCATCCATCAGAAATAGCAG AGAGCCACAGATTCTGTGACCGAGTTCAGGACGCGTACACAATGCGCTGCTGCCCTCAG GTCCATGGAATTGTAAATGATACAATTGCTTTTGTGAAGGACATAATAACAACAGAAATCAACAGCGCCACGGACAACCCT ATGGTGTTTGCTGAAAGAGAAGAGACCATTTCTGGAGGAAATTTTCATGGTGAATATCCTGCAAAG GCTCTGGACTACTTAGCAATTGGTGTGCATGAACTCGCTGCAATTAGTGAAAGAAGAATTGAGAGGCTCTGCAACCCCTCACTCAGTGAACTGCCTGCATTTTTAGTCACTGAAGGAGGTCTGAACTCAGGCTTCATGATTGCAcactgcactgcagctgccctgg TGTCTGAGAACAAAGCCTTGTGCCACCCCTCTTCTGTGGATTCTCTCTCAACCAGTGCTGCTACTGAGGATCATGTGTCCATGGGAGGATGGGCTGCAAGAAAAGCTTTGAGAGTTATTGAACATGTGGAACAag TTCTGGCCATTGAGCTGCTCGCTGCCTGCCAGGGCATTGAATTCCTCCGCCCTCTGAGGACGACAACCCCATTGGAGAAGGTCTACGACCTTGTGCGCTCCGTGGTGAG GCCCTGGATAAAGGACCGCTTCATGGCCCCAGACATTGAAGCAGCTCACAGGCTCCTCGTGGAGCAGAAG GTGTGGGAAGTGGCTAAACCTTACATTGAAAAGTACAGGAGGGAACACATCCCTGAATCAAGACCCATTTCACCTACAGCCTTCTCCCTGGGATCACTGAGAATCAGTGCTGATGATACTCATGACCACAAGCATCAGAATGAACTTTAA